The Sulfurimonas sp. HSL-1716 sequence GATGAAAACGGCAATATACTTTCTCCTCTACAATTCATACCTATAGCTAAAACCATAAAAGTCTATACTGTGGTCACAAAAAGCGTAATAGAAAAAACGTTCGATATCTTTAAGGACAACGAGTTCGAGTTCAGCATCAATCTTTCGATCGAAGATATTATGAGCGAAGAGATATACACTTTTATCATAGAACGCTTGAAGCAATCTGATCTTGGAAACCGCGTAACGTTCGAGCTTTTGGAATCAGAAGCGATCATCGATTATAATAAAGTGACGAGATTCGTAACGGAAGTAAAACGTTTTGGAGCAAAGATCGCCATAGACGACTTTGGAAGCGGATATTCGAACTTTTCATATCTTACCAAGATACAGGTAGATTACATCAAAATAGACGGGATGCTCATAAAAGATATCGATATCTGCAAAAATTCGAGGCTTATAGCGCAGACCATCGTAGAGTTTGCCAAAAAGATGGGTATCGAGACCATAGCGGAGTATGTACACTCAAGTACCGTCGAATCGGTGGTTAAAGAGCTCGGAATAGATTATTCGCAGGGCTATTACATAGACGAACCTACACCGAAACTTCCTAGTTAAGCACTTAGCAAAGCTCTTTTTTTATGACGGGGAGCAGCTGCTGCTCTATAAGTTTTAAAGTCTTTTCATACTCTGCATACTCTTTTCCGCTCGGATCCTCAAAACCGACGTGTATGGTTTTGACCGCTTTTGGAAACATAGGGCAGGTCTCTTTGGCATTGTCGCAAACGGTCACTACAAGATCAAATGGAGTGTCTAAAACAGTTTCGATGAGCTTTGAATGGTATTCATCTCTCCAAAGCCCGTTGTCCGTTAAAAGCTTTTGCGCATTCGGATTAACGGTTCCGCTCGCCTTTACTCCCGAGCTTTGTGCTTCTGCACAATCACTGAGTTTTGCATTGATAAGTGCTTCAGCCATGATAGAGCGGCAACTGTTGCCCGTACAAAGAATAAGAATCTGTTTTTTTTGAGTCATTTTTAAATCCGGATTTTAGATTATGAAAGTATAACATAAATAAATCAACATATGTTGATTTATTGATTCAATATGCTTTATGCGATCAGTTCTTTAAGCTTTCCATGATCGATGATCTTGATGTAGCCGCCG is a genomic window containing:
- a CDS encoding arsenate reductase ArsC, producing MTQKKQILILCTGNSCRSIMAEALINAKLSDCAEAQSSGVKASGTVNPNAQKLLTDNGLWRDEYHSKLIETVLDTPFDLVVTVCDNAKETCPMFPKAVKTIHVGFEDPSGKEYAEYEKTLKLIEQQLLPVIKKELC